The genomic interval GGAGAGCGAAGCTCGGCGTCGTCTCTTTCCCACGGCCGGTCGTTCTGGGGGGTGAGGTCTGATGAGCCAACTGCGGGACATTCAGGCGTGCGTCGAGGGGCAAGTGCCTTACGACCTCCCGGTGTTTGCGCTCTCGCAGGAGTTCGATGCGCGTTACGCCGGGCTTACCTACGCGGAGTACCTGCGGGACGCCGAAACCCTAGTGCGCACCCAGGAGCTGGTGGTGGACCGTTTCGGGTGGGACTGGTGCTGGCTGCACCTGGACGATACGCTGGAGTTCGAGCCGCTGGGCGTCGGTGTGGCTGCGAGCGAGAACGTGGTGCCGGCGACGGCGAGCTACCTTGCCTTTGCGCGCCGGGTGCTGCGCCGACTGACCGTCCCCGACCCGCAACGTGACGGTCGCATGCCGCTGCTGCTAGAGGCCCTGGCGGGACTGCGAGCGTCACGGGGCGAGAAGACGTGCATCACCGGCCGGGTTGCAGCGCCCTTCTCGGCGGTCACGCTGATGTTCGGGATGGCGGAGGCCTGTCTGACGATGCAAGACAACCGGCGGCTGTTCCGGGATGCCCTGCGTTTCACCGAGGAGGCCGCCATCAGCTACGGCCTGGCGCAGATCGAGGCCGGCGCTCACGCGATCTGGCTGGGTGACTGCAACGCCTCGACACACCTGATCTCCCTGGATACGTACCGCGAGTGGGCGCTGGCGCCCTGTCAACGAGTTGCGGCGGCCTTCAAGGACGCCGGGGCCTGGGTGTTCCTGCACAACAGCGAGGAAACGGTGGCTGGACTGAGGGCGCAGGCGGAGACGGAACCGTCGATCCTGAGCGTCGGACCGGGGCTGGACATGGCGAAGGCCCGCAACGCCCTCCCGGACCAGCCGCTGATGGGTAACCTCGACCCGCTTCGTCTGCTGCAGCGTGGCAGCGCCTCACAGGTTGCGGCGGAGACCGACCGTCTCGTACGAGTTGCGGCCGGTGGCGGGATGATCCTGAACAGCGGGGAGTGCGTGCCGCGGGACGCCAAGCGTCCGAACCTGCACACCATGGTCGACACGGCCAAGAAGATCTGGAACATCGCCCACGCGCGAGTCTAGAGTTGCAGGCACAAGCTCAGAAGGCAGTTGGGGCTGTCGGGCAAGCCCTCTCCCCTATCCTCTTGCCCACCCTTCCCGTGTTGTCTCTACCGCTCTTCCCTGGCGTTCTGCAGCGCGTTCTGCGCGATGCGCAGGAGGTCTTGAGGACGCTCGATCGCCTCGAAAGTCGGGGCGAGAGCCACCGGATAGCGATTCCAGCCTCGACGGTAGAAGACAAAGGGCGCAAAGGGTCCGGCAAAGCCTCCCGGGATCTGGAACACGACCCTGCCTACCTGGGCGCCCTTTGCCGTGATGCCGCTGACCTCGCGCAGCTCGGTGGCGGCCAGGACGGGAGACTTGATGCCGGTGCGGATCAGGACACGCTGATCGGTGAGGGCATACTCGGTGTTCGGCCAGAGGCGGTCCGCATACATGGCCGGTGCCATCACAATCACCAGGCCCACAATCAGGAAGGGGATGTTGACCAGGAGCAGGAGCGGCAACTGCGGGCCCCAGTCGAACGCCATGCCCTGCGCTCGGCCCACGGTGTAGACCACGACCGCGAAGAGGCTCATCCCCAGGGGCAGGAGGGTGAAGAGGGCGCCCATGCAACTGATCGGCCACATCCTCCAGCGGAACTTCTCGCGGATCGGGCGTCCCTGCCACAGGATTCGCTCG from Armatimonadia bacterium carries:
- a CDS encoding uroporphyrinogen decarboxylase family protein encodes the protein MSQLRDIQACVEGQVPYDLPVFALSQEFDARYAGLTYAEYLRDAETLVRTQELVVDRFGWDWCWLHLDDTLEFEPLGVGVAASENVVPATASYLAFARRVLRRLTVPDPQRDGRMPLLLEALAGLRASRGEKTCITGRVAAPFSAVTLMFGMAEACLTMQDNRRLFRDALRFTEEAAISYGLAQIEAGAHAIWLGDCNASTHLISLDTYREWALAPCQRVAAAFKDAGAWVFLHNSEETVAGLRAQAETEPSILSVGPGLDMAKARNALPDQPLMGNLDPLRLLQRGSASQVAAETDRLVRVAAGGGMILNSGECVPRDAKRPNLHTMVDTAKKIWNIAHARV